One Electrophorus electricus isolate fEleEle1 chromosome 10, fEleEle1.pri, whole genome shotgun sequence genomic region harbors:
- the LOC113570681 gene encoding uncharacterized protein LOC113570681 yields MAPACRLHRTSMLVYILVLCFCASLASKLDYSVNNQHPCMYSDKIHAYKDFLSKHVRADAPTTLDQNKWQAFIQNIGTCNRPIQSFLPFTQKQEVDNVCSASGGKVYSGNLCISRQEFTFTTVYVDNNCILRKVISERKYIILACDELQGYCRPVHFEANPGNVGPNPLWLDCKQPKVQSFEEFACPAMGLLIITVLSAAFICSKCLTKSKKKNEENKK; encoded by the exons ATGGCTCCTGCCTGTCGTCTTCACAG aaccaGCATGTTGGTGTACATCCTGgtactttgtttttgtgcttcCTTAGCTAGTAAACTGGACTATTCAGTGAACAACCAACACCCATGCATGTATTCAGATAAGATCCACGCTTATAAAGACTTCTTGAGTAAGCATGTACGTGCTGATGCTCCAACCACCCTCGACCAAAACAAGTGGCAGGCCTTTATCCAGAACATTGGGACATGCAACCGACCCATCCAGTCTTTCCTTCCGTTTACTCAGAAGCAGGAGGTGGATAACGTCTGCTCAGCCTCTGGGGGTAAAGTATACAGCGGTAATCTGTGCATCAGTAGGCAGGAGTTCACCTTCACCACTGTTTATGTGGACAATAACTGTATTCTGAGGAAGGTCATCTCAGAGAGGAAGTACATTATCTTGGCCTGTGATGAGCTCCAAGGTTACTGCCGCCCGGTCCATTTTGAGGCCAACCCAGGAAATGTTGGACCAAATCCCCTATGGCTGGATTGCAAACAGCCAAAGGTCCAGAGCTTTGAAGAGTTTGCATGTCCTGCTATGGGTCTTCTAATCATCACAGTGCTGTCAGCCGCATTCATCTGCTCCAAATGCCTCACCAAAAGCAAGAAGAAAAATgaggaaaataagaaataa
- the crabp2a gene encoding cellular retinoic acid-binding protein 2a yields MDRKAPDFSGTWKMKSSENFEELLKALGVNVMLRKIAVAAASKPLVEITQENETLSIKTSTSVRTTQVTFTVGQEFNETTVDGRPCTSLPRWETDRKISCEQTLQKGDGPKTSWTRELTNNGELILTMTAGDVVCTRVYGKE; encoded by the exons ATGGATCGCAAAGCCCCCGACTTCTCTGGTACCTGGAAAATGAAGAGTTCCGAGAATTTCGAAGAGCTTTTAAAAGCATTGG GTGTGAACGTGATGTTGCGTAAGATCGCTGTTGCAGCAGCATCAAAACCATTGGTGGAGATCACGCAAGAGAATGAGACACTATCCATTAAGACCTCCACTTCAGTCAGGACCACCCAAGTGACGTTCACCGTGGGACAGGAGTTTAATGAGACCACCGTCGACGGACGCCCCTGCACG AGCCTTCCACGgtgggagacagacaggaagatcAGCTGCGAGCAGACCCTTCAGAAAGGGGACGGACCTAAAACTTCCTGGACCAGAGAACTAACCAATAATGGCGAACTGATCCTG ACGATGACTGCAGGTGATGTGGTATGCACAAGAGTTTATGGCAAAGAGTGA
- the dscc1 gene encoding sister chromatid cohesion protein DCC1, with amino-acid sequence MRTLEEVRATLQIAKLKEEDLQPVTHCLTFGSNVTSGDYCLMELDDTLCKHIEAGKSLIIRGDKDEHAVLCSEDETYDLKMADTSNLLLFVPGCKTPDLLPDSPAHPQLVHAQIWGCSNSYWELRRQRPKLKKLKKLLSESPYSGPPYGTQQEVPQQKYTMEDLLGRIQASREEIEAHLHKIHACEIDGHWRMLDFDYELKLLGHVTQLVDSESWSFSRVPLTVCLEELVPLEPREMIEHCLNCYGRRFNTEDGEVMYALDEDKVCSATAQMLLQNAIKFNLAEFQEVWRQSVPEGMNTRLDQLRGLTLVDCSSKPETISLLRVEDLPEDTLERFSALFGIREKWTQDDIEPYIQDLCGEKQTVGALLTKHARSSMQNGRKVFNSRRPIAS; translated from the exons ATGAGGACATTAGAAGAGGTGCGGGCCACATTGCAAATTGCAAAACTGAAGGAAGAGGATTTGCAACCTGTAACCCACTGTCTCACATTTGGAAGTAATGTTACGTCCGGGGATTATTGTCTTATGGAGCTAGACGATACACTTTGTAAACACATTGAAGCCGGCAAGAG tCTCATAATCAGGGGGGACAAAGATGAGCATGCGGTTCTGTGCAGTGAAGACGAGACGTACGACCTGAAAATGGCGGACACGTCCAATTTGCTCTTGTTTGTCCCTGGATGCAAGACTCCTGACCTGCTCCCTGACAGTCCAGCACATCCTCAGCTTGTGCATGCCCAG ATATGGGGGTGTTCCAACAGTTACTGGGAGCTTAGACGCCAGCGACCGAAATTGAAGAAGCTTAAGAAGCTGCTCTCGGAGAGTCCATATTCTGGTCCACCTTACGGCACCCAGCAGGAGGTCCCACAGCAGAAG TACACTATGGAAGACCTCCTTGGCAGAATCCAAGCAAGCAGAGAGGAGATTGAGGCCCACCTTCATAAAATTCATGCATGTGAAATTGATG GACACTGGCGGATGTTGGATTTTGATTATGAGCTGAAGCTTTTGGGTCACGTGACCCAACTGGTGGATTCGGAGTCATGGTCTTTCAGCAGGGTCCCCCTCACTGTGTGCCTGGAGGAGCTGGTGCCGTTGGAGCCCAG AGAAATGATAGAACACTGTCTCAACTGTTATGGAAGACGCTTTAACACAGAGG ACGGTGAGGTCATGTACGCGCTGGATGAGGATAAGGTGTGCAGTGCCACAGCTCAGATGCTGTTGCAAAACGCCATCAAATTCAACCTGGCTGAGTTCCAGGAGGTGTGGCGTCAGAGTGTTCCTGAGGGCATGAACACCAGACTAGACCAGCTCAGA GGTTTAACACTGGTGGACTGCAGCTCGAAGCCAGAGACGATCTCCCTACTGCGAGTAGAGGACCTGCCTGAGGACACCCTGGAGCGTTTTAGCGCCCTCTTTGGTATAAGGGAGAAGTGGACGCAGGATGACATTGAGCCGTATATACA GGACCTTTGCGGGGAGAAGCAAACAGTTGGAGCCCTTTTGACCAAACACGCCCGGTCGTCCATGCAGAACGGGAGAAAAGTGTTCAACTCCAGAAGGCCCATCGCCAGCTGA
- the LOC113570687 gene encoding uncharacterized protein LOC113570687, whose translation MAVLTFCLVACAFYLINELDGNSEPCMSAKHNNAHKVFLRRHIPEGVPRTWDQNAWEAFLRKIKTCNRPTQSFFRSSERERVDEVCTKYGGKVLSGNLCISKEKFSFVTVRVNIDEGACGIRTIQNETKHIILACDEIGDVCQPVHFEGNPKATLPSNNAPDCWAHSGGSSGFQVALQEVFLVVVSVVMICSFNAADYINQF comes from the coding sequence ATGGCTGTCCTTACGTTTTGCCTTGTGGCATGTGCTTTCTATCTCATCAACGAGCTGGACGGAAACTCTGAGCCTTGCATGTCGGCAAAGCACAACAACGCCCACAAGGTTTTTCTTCGGCGCCATATACCCGAGGGGGTGCCGAGGACGTGGGATCAGAATGCGTGGGAAGCGTTCCTGAGGAAGATTAAAACGTGCAACAGGCCGACTCAGTCCTTCTTCCGTTCAAGCGAGAGAGAACGGGTGGATGAGGTGTGCACGAAATACGGCGGAAAGGTGCTGTCTGGGAACCTGTGTATCAGCAAAGAAAAATTCTCGTTCGTAACTGTGCGCGTCAACATCGACGAAGGTGCATGCGGAATCCGGACCATTCAAAATGAGACCAAGCACATTATTCTGGCATGTGACGAAATCGGAGACGTGTGTCAGCCGGTTCATTTTGAGGGGAACCCAAAGGCCACCTTGCCCAGTAATAACGCCCCCGACTGTTGGGCCCATTCAGGGGGGAGCTCTGGCTTCCAGGTGGCTTTGCAGGAAGTCTTTTTGGTCGTCGTTTCTGTAGTGATGATTTGTAGTTTTAACGCTGCAGATTACATTAACCAATTTTAA